A genomic stretch from Chitinophaga agri includes:
- a CDS encoding CGNR zinc finger domain-containing protein gives MSKERSIATLPLDGGALCFHFINTVNAWRGINLHEYLGSYKDVIAWCEKVDILEDAQRQALLQYAAKDEATAGTALQQLKKYRKMLYQFFSGIAEDDGATLAPGVLEKFNKALTGALSRLQFIPADQGLQATLKQDYTDLMAPLWIVMKSAYDVLTTAEHVRIKECATCGWIFLDLTKNNKKRWCSPTSCGTADKSRRYYQRKKEQSEEELK, from the coding sequence ATGAGTAAAGAAAGATCCATAGCTACCCTGCCCCTCGATGGCGGCGCCCTCTGCTTTCATTTTATCAATACGGTAAATGCATGGAGGGGCATCAACCTGCACGAATATCTCGGCAGCTATAAAGACGTTATCGCCTGGTGTGAAAAAGTAGATATACTGGAAGACGCACAACGGCAGGCGTTACTTCAATATGCGGCCAAAGACGAAGCAACTGCGGGTACTGCCCTGCAGCAATTAAAGAAGTACAGGAAAATGCTGTACCAGTTCTTTTCCGGTATTGCAGAAGATGATGGGGCTACACTAGCCCCGGGTGTACTGGAGAAATTCAATAAAGCGCTGACAGGTGCGCTTTCACGCCTGCAGTTCATTCCTGCTGACCAGGGCTTACAGGCCACCCTCAAACAGGACTATACGGACCTCATGGCCCCGCTGTGGATAGTCATGAAATCGGCCTATGATGTGTTAACTACAGCTGAACATGTGCGTATTAAGGAGTGTGCGACCTGCGGCTGGATCTTCCTGGACCTGACTAAAAACAACAAGAAGCGTTGGTGTAGTCCTACCAGCTGTGGTACAGCCGATAAGTCCAGACGTTATTACCAGCGAAAAAAGGAACAATCGGAAGAAGAGCTAAAATAA
- a CDS encoding ATP-binding protein, whose protein sequence is MKTGHANDRWQAVADAIEEWLLHRQAATVSILSAPHDKKEKMKSQVYKQSSFSDCGSELMSRQVWSVHSPQIVEENAHVTSTLALPIINYVKVYLENILFNLIDDAMMCTRTGMSTELTVCTWKEEGRIVWVVEDNGIGIDLKKHQEQLFRYKKKFHRGYESNGTSPYKIRNQVRTFAGNIEVKSEIEKGSSFYVYFNNREYTLQQDE, encoded by the coding sequence ATGAAGACCGGTCATGCAAATGACCGGTGGCAGGCAGTAGCAGATGCTATTGAAGAATGGCTGCTGCATAGGCAGGCGGCGACCGTGTCTATCCTGAGTGCCCCGCATGATAAGAAGGAAAAGATGAAGTCACAGGTATATAAGCAAAGTTCATTTTCAGATTGCGGGTCCGAACTAATGTCCAGGCAGGTGTGGTCGGTGCATAGTCCGCAGATTGTTGAAGAAAATGCACATGTGACATCAACTCTCGCCCTACCCATTATTAATTATGTAAAAGTATATTTAGAAAATATTTTATTTAATTTGATCGATGATGCAATGATGTGCACCCGGACAGGTATGTCAACGGAACTAACGGTGTGTACCTGGAAGGAGGAGGGCCGTATCGTATGGGTGGTAGAGGATAATGGCATAGGGATTGACCTGAAAAAACATCAGGAACAGCTATTCCGATATAAGAAGAAGTTTCACCGCGGTTACGAAAGCAATGGCACAAGCCCATATAAGATCAGAAATCAGGTTAGGACGTTTGCAGGCAATATTGAAGTCAAAAGTGAAATAGAAAAAGGGAGCAGCTTCTACGTTTATTTTAATAACCGCGAATACACCTTACAGCAAGATGAATAA
- a CDS encoding response regulator: MNKVKNVCIVDDDELFQFVMRQHFERLDLVERVQKFTDGEQALQFIKSHLDHPDELPDLILLDVNMPYMDGWQFLAEFVRLTIPAGKHIRVYILTSSTHESDLQRAREFPSLSGYLVKPIGKNMIRELLVGAEQL, encoded by the coding sequence ATGAATAAAGTTAAGAATGTTTGCATTGTTGATGACGATGAATTATTTCAGTTTGTAATGCGACAGCACTTTGAGCGCCTGGACCTGGTAGAGCGTGTCCAGAAGTTTACAGATGGGGAACAGGCCCTTCAGTTTATTAAGTCTCACCTTGACCATCCGGACGAATTACCGGACCTTATCCTACTGGATGTGAATATGCCGTATATGGACGGCTGGCAGTTTCTGGCCGAATTTGTCCGGCTGACCATACCCGCTGGCAAACATATCCGGGTATATATCCTTACCAGTTCTACGCATGAAAGCGATCTGCAACGGGCAAGAGAGTTTCCTTCCCTGTCCGGTTACCTCGTTAAACCAATCGGAAAGAACATGATCCGTGAGCTGCTCGTCGGCGCGGAACAGCTATAG
- a CDS encoding MBL fold metallo-hydrolase, producing the protein MKIEQLYTGCLAHGAYYIESNGVAAIIDPLRDIAAYVSRAAADNAVIQYVLETHFHADFVSGHLDLAAATGATIVFGPGAQPAFPAHIATDGEILTLGDVKIRVLHTPGHTMESTCYLLLDETGRETALFSGDTLFIGDVGRPDLAQQASGKTRDELAGILYDSLRTKIMTLPPHITIYPAHGAGSACGKVISQERTDTLAGQLSTNYALREDMTRAEFIQAVTEGLTPPPAYFPMNVKMNKQGYKNVEEVIARGVRPLSPADFEALSEETGAMILDTRGPEQFVQGFVPGSFNIGLDGNFAPWAGTLIPIGDKPILFIADAGRELEVVTRLSRIGFDNTIGYLEGGYNAWKASGGPTDGIVVVTPEELAVRQTWLPVNMLDVRRKNEFNIEHIAGAINIPLEYIHERVDLDKKKLYYVYCAGGYRSVIFISIMRTRGYHNLVDVKGGLKGIRDNGHFLLTDHLEPSFR; encoded by the coding sequence ATGAAAATAGAACAGCTTTACACAGGTTGCCTTGCGCATGGGGCCTATTATATTGAGAGCAATGGCGTTGCTGCTATCATCGACCCATTACGCGATATAGCCGCTTATGTCAGCAGGGCCGCAGCCGATAACGCCGTGATACAATATGTGCTGGAAACGCATTTCCATGCCGATTTTGTATCCGGTCACCTCGACCTGGCAGCTGCTACAGGCGCCACCATCGTATTCGGTCCGGGGGCACAACCAGCCTTCCCGGCACATATAGCAACTGATGGGGAAATACTCACACTCGGCGATGTAAAGATCAGGGTACTACATACTCCCGGTCATACTATGGAAAGTACCTGCTACCTGCTTCTGGATGAAACCGGGCGGGAAACGGCCCTGTTTTCAGGAGATACGCTTTTCATCGGAGATGTGGGGCGGCCGGATCTCGCGCAACAAGCCTCCGGAAAGACCAGGGATGAACTGGCAGGGATACTGTATGATTCCCTCCGCACGAAGATCATGACGTTACCTCCGCATATTACTATCTATCCGGCACATGGGGCAGGAAGTGCCTGTGGAAAGGTGATTAGTCAGGAGCGTACTGACACGCTTGCGGGACAGTTAAGTACCAACTACGCTTTACGGGAGGATATGACGAGGGCGGAGTTCATACAGGCGGTGACAGAAGGATTAACACCGCCGCCTGCTTATTTCCCGATGAATGTGAAGATGAATAAGCAGGGGTATAAAAATGTGGAAGAAGTGATCGCCCGTGGCGTACGTCCGTTGTCACCGGCCGACTTTGAAGCGCTATCCGAAGAAACGGGTGCTATGATACTGGATACCCGCGGACCAGAGCAATTTGTACAGGGGTTTGTACCCGGTTCCTTCAATATCGGACTGGATGGCAATTTCGCCCCCTGGGCAGGTACACTGATACCAATTGGAGATAAACCTATTTTATTTATTGCAGATGCAGGCAGGGAGCTGGAAGTAGTGACCCGCCTGTCGCGGATCGGCTTTGATAATACGATCGGTTACCTGGAAGGAGGGTACAATGCCTGGAAAGCAAGCGGCGGCCCCACAGATGGTATAGTGGTGGTGACGCCCGAAGAGCTGGCCGTACGTCAGACCTGGCTGCCGGTGAATATGCTGGACGTTCGCAGGAAGAATGAATTCAACATAGAGCATATTGCTGGTGCCATTAATATTCCGCTGGAGTACATTCATGAACGGGTAGACCTGGATAAAAAGAAACTGTATTATGTTTATTGTGCAGGTGGTTATCGCTCTGTTATATTCATTTCCATTATGCGTACGCGCGGGTATCACAACCTGGTGGATGTGAAAGGAGGGTTGAAAGGCATCCGGGATAACGGACATTTTCTGCTGACAGACCATCTGGAACCATCGTTCCGATAG
- a CDS encoding LytR/AlgR family response regulator transcription factor, whose amino-acid sequence MHLRCIAVDDEPLALDLLEDNIRQVPFLELVAKCADAFEAIKVLQETTVDLIFLDIQMPGLTGLQFIQSLSHKPMIVLITAYEKYALEGFELDVTDYLVKPVSLPRFIKACNKARELYQLKNQQIPAAPGTTPEFFFVNSDYSLLKINIADIIWIEALKDYIRIHLTGAAKPVVTRMPLKQVEEQLPPARFIRIHKSYIIAVAHITAIRKNSVFIGTMELPVGDNYRETVAALTGTR is encoded by the coding sequence ATGCATTTACGCTGTATAGCTGTTGACGATGAACCGCTTGCCCTTGACCTCCTGGAAGATAATATCCGCCAGGTACCTTTCCTTGAACTGGTGGCCAAATGTGCGGATGCGTTCGAAGCTATTAAAGTGCTGCAGGAAACTACTGTTGACCTGATCTTCCTCGATATCCAGATGCCTGGGCTGACGGGGCTGCAGTTCATACAAAGCCTGTCGCACAAACCTATGATCGTCCTCATTACGGCTTATGAAAAATACGCACTGGAAGGATTTGAACTGGATGTCACCGACTATCTCGTGAAACCGGTCAGTCTGCCGAGATTTATCAAAGCCTGTAATAAAGCCAGAGAACTATACCAGCTGAAAAACCAGCAGATACCAGCGGCTCCTGGCACCACACCGGAATTCTTTTTCGTCAATTCAGACTATAGTCTGCTGAAGATCAATATCGCCGATATCATCTGGATAGAAGCATTAAAAGACTATATCAGGATACACCTGACCGGCGCTGCCAAACCTGTCGTGACGCGTATGCCACTAAAGCAGGTAGAAGAACAGTTGCCCCCGGCCCGGTTTATCCGTATACATAAATCCTATATTATTGCTGTCGCTCATATTACCGCTATTCGCAAGAACAGTGTTTTTATCGGCACAATGGAGCTTCCTGTAGGAGATAACTACAGGGAAACTGTAGCCGCCCTTACCGGCACCAGATAA
- a CDS encoding aldose 1-epimerase family protein, protein MPELMNDKLQVVVAEKGAELQHIVRKDLQQEYLWHAGPEWAKKSPVLFPIVGTLKNNTYTYKGKSYTLGRHGFARDKVFTVTEHTADQLTFTLTDSEDSLKVYPFHFRFHVIYTLHDTSLKVSYVVENTGKDTMYFSVGAHPAFKVPLTEGTSYEDYYLHFNQEENDGVWPLSDDGLIELTPEPFLVKTHQLSLKHSLFYKDALVFKTLASNIMELKSDKSPRGLKMQYDGFPYMGIWAAKDADFVCIEPWNGIADSVNATGDITGKEGIHILEAGKRFERSWTVTTY, encoded by the coding sequence ATGCCTGAATTAATGAACGATAAGCTACAGGTAGTTGTTGCAGAGAAAGGAGCGGAGTTACAGCACATTGTCCGTAAGGACCTTCAGCAGGAATACCTGTGGCATGCCGGACCAGAATGGGCGAAAAAAAGCCCTGTGTTATTCCCGATAGTGGGAACACTAAAGAACAATACTTACACATATAAAGGAAAAAGCTACACGCTTGGCCGCCATGGCTTCGCCCGTGATAAGGTGTTCACGGTGACTGAGCATACGGCTGATCAGCTGACTTTCACGCTGACCGATTCGGAAGATTCATTAAAAGTATATCCGTTTCATTTCCGCTTTCATGTGATATACACCCTGCATGATACTTCCCTGAAAGTATCGTATGTAGTGGAAAATACGGGTAAGGACACGATGTATTTCTCTGTAGGTGCACACCCGGCATTTAAGGTGCCGCTGACAGAAGGTACTTCCTACGAGGATTACTATCTGCATTTTAACCAGGAGGAGAATGACGGTGTATGGCCATTGTCCGATGACGGCCTGATAGAACTGACGCCTGAACCATTCCTGGTGAAAACGCATCAGCTGTCACTGAAACATTCCCTGTTCTATAAAGATGCACTCGTGTTTAAGACATTGGCGTCAAACATTATGGAGCTGAAAAGTGATAAGTCACCCCGCGGACTGAAAATGCAGTATGACGGATTTCCTTATATGGGCATCTGGGCAGCAAAAGATGCGGACTTTGTATGTATTGAGCCCTGGAACGGAATCGCTGACAGCGTAAATGCAACCGGCGATATCACCGGCAAGGAAGGCATTCATATACTGGAAGCAGGTAAACGTTTCGAGAGAAGCTGGACTGTTACTACTTACTAA
- a CDS encoding sensor histidine kinase: protein MTTVVNDTRQAWYSRKWAQVFLHAVAWITLFSLPYLLRPSPDQHRGPDPDEHFWHFHFIINAIILTLFFYLNAAVLIPKLIYRKRYLQFTGVLLLLFASQVYFKYIFVQAFISHKQFDLKPTILFTFFTQLFILACSTAWRMIRDKMNADKLASAKENENLKTELSLLRSQVSPHFMFNVLNNMVALARKQSDQLEPSLIKLSSLMRYMLYEADEDTVALEKETDYLQSYIDLQQQRFGAKVQVNVSMQLPEQGYEIEPMLLIPFVENAFKHGTGLIQDARIDIELRASHGLLQFSVRNKYNPEFTEIKDKTSGIGLTNVKRRLNLLYKDEYQLLINKKDGWFVVSLQLHLH from the coding sequence ATGACTACAGTTGTTAACGATACCAGGCAAGCCTGGTATTCCAGGAAATGGGCGCAGGTATTCCTGCATGCTGTCGCCTGGATCACACTTTTTTCGCTGCCCTATCTTTTACGCCCTTCACCCGATCAGCATCGCGGCCCTGACCCGGACGAGCATTTCTGGCATTTCCATTTCATCATCAATGCCATTATCCTCACCCTGTTCTTCTATCTGAACGCTGCTGTGCTGATCCCCAAACTGATCTACCGGAAAAGATACCTGCAGTTCACCGGCGTGCTGCTCCTGCTGTTCGCTTCGCAGGTATACTTCAAATATATCTTCGTGCAGGCATTCATCTCACACAAACAATTCGATCTGAAGCCCACCATCCTGTTCACCTTCTTCACCCAGCTGTTTATTCTGGCCTGTAGTACGGCCTGGCGGATGATCAGGGATAAAATGAATGCGGACAAGCTGGCCAGTGCGAAGGAAAATGAGAATCTGAAAACAGAACTTTCCCTATTGCGCTCGCAGGTGAGTCCTCACTTTATGTTCAACGTACTGAATAACATGGTGGCACTGGCCAGAAAGCAATCTGACCAGCTGGAGCCCTCTCTTATCAAACTGTCGTCGCTCATGCGTTACATGCTGTATGAAGCTGATGAAGACACGGTCGCGCTGGAAAAGGAAACCGATTACCTGCAGAGTTATATTGATCTCCAGCAACAGCGTTTTGGGGCTAAAGTGCAGGTCAACGTATCTATGCAGCTGCCGGAACAGGGTTATGAGATAGAACCCATGCTGCTGATCCCTTTTGTGGAGAACGCTTTTAAGCATGGAACAGGACTCATCCAGGATGCGCGTATAGATATTGAATTGCGGGCCAGCCACGGATTACTACAGTTTTCCGTCAGGAACAAATACAATCCGGAGTTCACCGAGATCAAAGATAAAACCTCCGGCATTGGACTCACAAATGTGAAACGCAGACTGAATCTGTTGTACAAAGATGAATACCAGCTGCTGATCAATAAGAAGGACGGATGGTTTGTGGTATCTTTGCAATTACATTTACATTAA
- a CDS encoding EamA family transporter, with translation MNAERNAPQWLIILAFLAIYIVWGTTYLAVIYGLKGFPPFMLSGLRYVIAAVLLLGWCLLKKTPWPGWSAVRVCAISGILMLVGGSGMVAWSEQYVTSGQAAIVIAAEPFVFLLADRKRWREYFSSPFIITGLLVGFAGIILFFGGGDSGAQAAAGVSMQWIGYGVILIGTICWAGGALYAEGKLSRQVPNAMSSGIQLLAAAMASNLLSIVTGEWSHFNIQQVPAVAWGGLLYLVFFGSLIAYMAFTWLITVRPPALVSTHTYVNPVVAVLMGWAFVNETLSSMQLSGMFVILVGVLLTNFPSYKLSFRRQRV, from the coding sequence ATGAATGCTGAACGGAATGCCCCACAATGGTTGATCATACTGGCCTTTCTGGCTATTTATATCGTTTGGGGTACGACCTACCTGGCAGTTATTTATGGTTTGAAGGGATTTCCGCCATTTATGCTTTCAGGACTGCGTTATGTGATAGCGGCAGTTCTGTTGCTCGGATGGTGCCTGTTAAAGAAAACACCCTGGCCGGGATGGTCAGCGGTCAGGGTATGTGCTATCAGCGGTATACTAATGCTGGTAGGAGGGAGTGGGATGGTGGCCTGGTCAGAGCAATACGTGACGTCCGGACAGGCTGCGATCGTGATTGCAGCGGAGCCTTTTGTATTTCTGCTGGCCGACCGGAAACGCTGGCGGGAATATTTCAGTAGTCCTTTTATTATTACGGGCCTGTTAGTAGGATTTGCAGGTATTATATTATTCTTCGGAGGAGGAGATAGTGGGGCGCAAGCGGCAGCAGGCGTGTCTATGCAGTGGATCGGATATGGTGTCATACTGATAGGAACGATATGCTGGGCAGGAGGAGCATTATATGCAGAAGGGAAGCTGAGCAGACAGGTGCCGAATGCCATGAGCAGTGGTATACAGTTGCTGGCGGCGGCGATGGCCAGTAATTTACTCAGCATAGTGACAGGAGAGTGGTCGCATTTCAATATACAGCAGGTACCGGCAGTGGCGTGGGGCGGATTATTATATCTTGTTTTCTTTGGCTCCCTCATCGCCTATATGGCATTTACCTGGCTCATAACAGTGCGTCCGCCTGCACTGGTCAGCACCCATACTTACGTTAATCCCGTAGTGGCGGTGCTGATGGGCTGGGCTTTTGTAAATGAAACGCTCAGTAGTATGCAGCTATCGGGTATGTTTGTGATCCTGGTAGGTGTATTGTTAACTAATTTCCCCAGCTACAAACTATCTTTCAGGCGGCAACGGGTCTGA